The Pangasianodon hypophthalmus isolate fPanHyp1 chromosome 14, fPanHyp1.pri, whole genome shotgun sequence nucleotide sequence aaaaattaagtgaaaaacaactagaaacattttatggaaaaataggaaaaataaaaaaaggtacaataacctggttgcataagtgtgcacacccttttataattggggatgtggctgtgttcagaatgaatcaCATTcgatctcatgttcaaaagtaattatcatacagctgtcatcaatgaaatgattctgattaaccccaaataaagaccagctgtttctgtagggttttcttgacatcatcttggtttcatctggctgctgaagccatggtctgcaaagagcttacaaagcatgtacggtATCTCACTTGTCGAAAGATAGCAAtgaggagaggggtataaaagaattttcaaaacatgtaccatggaacaccatgaaggccatcatcaacaagttaAGAAAATGGGCACACAGtcacatcaccaagaacaggacgtccctccaaaatttacaaaaggacaagacaaagaCCTACCAGGGAgtctgccaagagacctatggcaacattaaaggagctgcaggaatatctgacaagtactgattactctctgcatgtgacaacagtATTCTATCAGTATTCTGGGCTATTGGGTAGTGTGGCCTTTCtcgcaaaaaacatccaagcccaactaaatcatcTCAAAACATGTGGCAGAATTCCAAAAGTACAGaagtataataatttaataagtcCAAATGATATGTTGCACCAAAAGTTGCACATCATCAAAAGAcaaccatacccacagtgaaacaGCAGCAttatgctttagggctgcttttcttcagccagaactggggcttttatcaaagtggagggaatcatgaatagctacaaataccagtcaattttattgcaaaaccttcaggtgtctgctagaaagctgaagatgaaaaggaatttcacctttcagcatgacagtgacccaaacCATACATCCagatcaacaaaagaatggcttaatcaaaagaagatcaatatttttgaatgacctagccagagcccacacctgaatccagctaaaaatctgtgggctGACCTGAAGcaagctgtgcacaggagatgccctcacagtTTGacagatctagaatgtttttgcaggaAAGAGTGGGGGAAATATTggcaagtcaagatgtgccatgctgatagactcttatccaaaaagactgagtggtgtaataaaattaaaaggtactttaagggtgtgcatacttatgcatcTAGCTTATtgtgagttttttgtttttctttttccctatAAAAGTATCTGAttgcttttcactttatttgtatactttgcaattgtacattaaaggtgggaaaagatctgacatgatttatcttagtgtcattctttttcttcacaaaaacctgccattttaacaagcgtgtgtggatttttttatatccattgtacaaTATATGCAGAGACTGGCCTTCATTGTACCAACGGATACACTAAATATGTTCGATCACGGAACGGTTTTGTCAGTAAACCGTTATCTGTTACCAAATGAATCCACCTTCCGTAGCCAATACAAATTAACTGCTGCTGTTATCATTGAGAATGCTTATATCTTGATCAAAATTGTAGATAATCTAAGCTCCACTTTTTAATCGACTTTTAACCACGTACATAGAGGAAGGAAGTGAAAATGGCTTCTGATACAATTTGCATCCAAATGAGCTCAGGCCATTTTTCCCTTTTACTCATGACATCCTTCAGTAGGCTCCTATCTGTCAGATAAGTTAAATCAAGCAATATCAATACTGTATTCAAATAGGCTTACACTGAACCTATGActtatataataaatactatGTCAGTTGTCCCTAGCAAAGTTGATAGCATTATTTAATGCAAATCAGGCAGATAACTTGCTACATTTTTGTAGTTTAGATGTTAAAAATTGTACACATTTTAAAGTATATTATAGATATCTCCCACTATTTTATATCCTCAAGCATTGTTTGTTAGTGGGTTTGTCTAAAAGTTGAATGCTACAGTTCATGCTTGCATCCTCCTGGAGATGgagctatatatatattaactgcCTGTCTGTGACCAATTCAATGTTCTCTTTGTAGCATGGCCATCCATCCTGACATGGTCACCATAGCAACGGGACAAGTTGCTGGAACATCCAAAGATGGCAAAGTAAGACTTGggtttgtcttttttctctattcttttcttttttgcagaaTTGTGGTGAGTGGGCTCAGTGagggaaatgtttttatacttattaaagaaaaaataacattttaaagcacgtttaaataaattacacattgaTGCTTAATTCAAATCTGAATAGAACTCGTGTCTAAATGGAAATGCATTTAGGTATGTGCAGGCCCCTAACTAATTTTTCTTACTTTCCCTGATAAGCTGTTAGCTCCTCATGTTCGTGTCTGGGACTCTGTTAGTCTGAACACACTACATGTGATCGGGTCTGGTATATTTGACCGTGCTGTCACCTGTGTGGCCTTCTCCAAATCGGTATGttgaatttacaggattttttttcccagctgtaaatgtttgttttaaatgactTGAGTCATACATGGAAAGGTGTACTAACAGAATGTGATAAGTAATTTGTTTATAAGTgcaaatgtgaataaatgatGTATCTCTCTACATCCCCAGAATGGTGGTGCCTATCTGTGTGCAGTTGATGATGCAAATGACCACATCCTATCTGTGTGGGACTggcagaaagaaaagcaaattgCTGATGTGAAGGTGAGATAAGGATGATAAACTACAAAACAGGGAGACCAATAAACTCCTGcgtatttaaaaattaaaatactgcAGGTTTGatgatatgaaataaaaatgggaGCACGTGAGTGGTATTAAGTTGGCATAACTgagaaataataaatggaataataataaatgtaaagtgGGGCTATTTTCCTGCACTAGGGGCTGTGGTTTGTAGTGATCATGGAGTGCCAAATGAGCCTTCATGTCATGCTCATTTGAGTAGAAACCCGTGTATTTATGTCTCTTTGGCCTGTTTATCTATGCAAGCTAAATCTGATTTGAATTATGAGACTGCATTTAGAAGTGGACCGGAAATGCCATTTAAAATGATCTGTCTCCTGATTGGAAGATCAAGAATTGACACAGTGTATCTGATGTTTGCTCTTCATGGTGCAGTGCTCAAATGATTCAGTGCTGGGAGCAGTCTTCCACCCCATGGAGGCCAACCTGATTGTCACCTGTGGGAAATCCCATATTAATTTTTGGACTATAGAGGGAAACACTCTAACTAAGCGCCAGGGACTGTTTGAGGTTTGTGAACTTCcccatattaatattattattattatggcttCCTATCCTGTGTATGTTACATCTGTTTTTAAGGAATATccataaattcatttattaatgtattttttcagAAACACGAGAAACCCAAGTATGTCCTGTGTGTCACCTTTGCTGAAAATGGAGACGCAATAACAGGGGACTCCAGTGGAAACATCTATATTTGGGCTAAAGGTTGGGAAACCCTTTCTGCATGCCAAAGGAATTACTAACTGAAACCCTAACCTtagttacttttttaaataaatttgtacaCATTTTAGAAGAGTAATGCACATCCTGCAAAATGCTAGGTGAAAAGACAAATACAGAGTATTTTcgatattatacagtattattgaGAGAAACATCAAAGTAAATACTGGGGGTGAATAATGAAACCTTAATCATCAAACAATGCAAACGGACATTCAGCATTAAAGTTTAATACATAATAGTCACTGCAAATGGGTCATTGAAGTTCAAAATAAACAGGCGGGATAGAACAAACCTACGTCTTGGATGTCTCCTTTGGGCTGCAGGTACCAAAAGGCAGGGATGTGAAGAGGCACAGGCTAAGATGTGTGCTTCCTTAGATCCTCTCATAACATTTGTTGTAATTTTAGGCGATGTTCATGATGACCCACGTCCTTCTGAGGTGCTCTGCAGTTTGATACTGTATAGTAGTCATAGTAGACTGTAATGATAGTGGTGAAACTGGACActtgatgattaaaaaaagtcttcaaCTGTTAAGGTGAAGCTATGTGtagtgtagcctcagattcctgttcttggctgacaggagaggaaagAGTATGTCCCTAGATAATAAAGTCAGTGACCCTCTCAGTGGCTATTTTTTCCCACACCATTTAGGAAGCAAGCTTCTCTGTATGTTGGATCATGTTCATGAAAGAGAATGGCCACGAAGTATTTCAGTTTATGCAAAAACAGGACTGTAGGCAAATCATATTTGAATAACAAATGGTATTGGGGGAGAACATGCTTCTTCATGATCTTTCATTTGATGGTGGATTTTGATGAACAGGTGGTAATAGAATCAGCCAGGTGGTGGCAGGAGCCCATGAAGGTGGGATCTTCTCCCTATGTGTGCTGAAGGACGGCACACTGGTGTCTGGAGGAGGGAAGGATCGTAAGGTGGTGCTGTGGGATCATGAATACCACAAACAGAATGAGATGGTGGTAAGGCAACCTTAATGTGTATAGTTTATATCCAAAAGCCTCTTTTATACCCTAGAAACCTATAACCTAGTTTAGTTTAAATAATTGTAGCCGTAGTCTTAAAAGAGTCAAAAAGGCAAAGGCAAACACCCAAATGTACTCCAGATATTATTCTACATATCTGTTGttcatttataataaacaattcaaaattttggggaaaaaacctTAAAGTAGCTGGAGAAGTAGTTAGTTGAGTATGATTTATTTTGCAGAGTGCTATTATTGATATTGTGTTTTTGGTGTATCATCATTGCGTATAAGGTATTACACTACATTTGAAGTAACAATGAAAGTCTTATAATTAAACTTGAGAATACATGCAAAaactttgatatatttttttttaattctttcttttcatccacaagatttccttttcatctttgtttttttccttcacaatATTTTAGATTCCATACTTTTTCATGGACATGCATTCCataatatttccaaaaaaaatacaccTGGTGTATGGTGGACATTCTTGGGTTAGATATTAAACTCATAAAAGACAGCAAAAGATGatatttttgtgcttttatgCAGGTCCCTGAGGCTTTTGGGCCTGTTCGCACCTTGGCTGAGGGAAAACAAGAGGAATTATTTGTGGGAACCACCAGAAATGCCATCCTGCAAGGCTCCTTCTCTGGTGCTCTCATACCCATCGTTCAGGTTcagttgaaataaataatacaatagcAAATATTCTAATAATTGAGAAACATAGCGTTATCCTTCCCCATACACTGTTTTCTGTCTCCTAATGCTTGCCTTCCAGGGTCACACAGATGAGTTGTGGGGACTGGACGTGCACCCCAGCACTGAGCAGTTTGTGACATGCGGTCAAGACAAGCAGGTCCACCTGTGGGATGTTACCTCCCACCAACCTCTGTGGAGCAAGACCATTGaggttttcatttgttttattcttatgcaaataaatatcactgtgatccactgaatatatttacagtacatcTACGTTTTAGAGTAGATCTGTATTTGCTGGGCAAAAGAACTACTACAGTGTTTGTGCATATCTGTTTGAAAAGATATGACTCCTACTGGACCACCACCATGTGTTATCATCGTATGAAGCGTATTTTCTCTGCAGCTGTTCCCTGCTATATTTATCATCTCTTTGTTGATGTCCCCTGACCTCCAGGACCCTGGCCGTTCTGCTGGCTTTCACCCGAGCGGCACTGTGCTTGCTGTGGGCACCATGACTGGAAGGTATGACTGCACATGAGGGTTTCATCATGCAGTCAAAACAAGTACAATCATGAAGGGTttctttggggggaaaaaagttaaacatatttactaatattttataaaattaaaaaaaaaaatctggacaaAATGGTCAGCATGAACTTTGTATCTTTGTTCATGCTGTAGGTGGTTGGTTCTGGACACTGAAACCAGGGATCTTATTTCTATGCACACAGATGGGAATGAAATCATCTCCATTGTCAAGTACTCTCCAGGTCTGTaaagtttaaattatttagttattatttaacCCACACAACAATGAGCCCTTAATAAATTATATGCATTGTGCATTGAATTAAAACAAAGCAATGAAGCACAGACCTCATTTTGCATTTACACTAATATACAAAAGAATATCTTCAGGGTGAGGTATGTTCCGTGTTCAAAATAAAGATTCTCTCTCATAGATGGAGCATACCTAGCTGTGGGATCTCACGATAACTTTGTTTACATCTATGCTGTGACTGAGAATGGAAGAAAGTATAGTCGAGTTAGCAAATGCACCGTGAGTCATTTTTTGAGTCTTATTGGAACAGATCAGCATGATCAGAATGTTAATGGCATTGTCCCACCTGTACTCACTACTATATGTCTCTCCACTCAGGGGCATTCCAGCTTTGTTACTCATCTAGACTGGTCCACCAACAGCCAGTATATTGTCACAAACTCAGGAGATTATGAGATTTTGTACTGTGAGTTGCTCTGTCAATCTGTGGTCTTCATACAGTTATACTTAATGTAgattacatttgatttttttaatcttaataaTCTCTCTTTAAAAGGGGAGGCTTCCAGTGGGAAACATATTACAAGCGCAGAGGTAGTACGCAACCTGGAATGGGCCACTTCGACTTGTGTGCTCGGTTTCAGTGTGTTTGGTGAGTCATATCACTCAACAATAAGGAGTTATGATCCTCTCAAATCAGTGGTTTCTCACATTTTTGGAAAACAATAATTTGGAAACTAGTAACTAAAACTCATTTTCACAGTGGTGTGAGATTTGCTGTATTTGAAGAAATTGATTGCATGGTAACTGGGGGTGGTGGAATGGCAGTTGGCCactttcctgttcttgtctgGAGTCTTTTCCAGAAAATTGTTTAGAAGTCACCCTGTGAAACTATCTTAAGTAATCTACAGCATGTCATAAATGTGCAATAGTCAGATTTAGGCTTTGTTAGGcctcttttatttaaagaagaCCATGTAAGACCCTTCCTGTgtcatgaaaacatttttctctgtctcatgTTGCTAGGCATCTGGCCAGACGGTGCTGATGGCACAGACATCAATGCTGTTTGCAGGTCAAATAACCGTGGTGTCCTGGCCTCAGGCGATGATTTCGGCAAAGTGCGTTTGTTCTCTAACCCCTGTTCTCAGCCAAGGGTAAGCTTCCTGCACTCATCTGTGCAAACACATTAACACGTGCTGTAGAAATGtaattcagtttgtaaaattTGCTTTCTTCCCATGCTTTCAGGCACCTAGTCATGTATATGGCGGGCACAGCAGCCACGTGACCAATGTTGCCTTTCTCCATGATGACAGCCAGCTCATCTCTACTGGAGGGAAAGATACCAGCATTCTTCAGTGGGCACTTGTCTAATTATGCCTGTGCAACCCTGCTGCTTATTTACTGTAGCCTCCTGCCCACTAGAGGGCAGCACTGCTGTGCCTACCCTGCATCCATACTGTCCTGTCAGTCTGTAGTCTACTGAacctatgtgtgtgtaatgtgagtCACCTTAAGTGCTGGTCTGGGTCTGGGACCAGGTGTTTTCTAAGCAACTACTTAAACAGGTAAAACTGGGGAGAATAATCCAGGATCAGTAATTGCTAGCAGCCCTTGACCTAAACTGTATTGGGCACCATGCTAATGCATGACTGAAGTGAGCTGTAGTGAAGCAGAAGAGGCATGCCCT carries:
- the eml2 gene encoding echinoderm microtubule-associated protein-like 2 isoform X3, producing MEMDDRLSHLEQRVQLQEDEIQLLKAALADALRRLGYCEELTQASSRKGAPTKVRQILQALPSKPLANGYIEQKRMGGYPSSPSSPKKEVLMSIKRKSMSTERLSTARKEMADTRSRTTSSSSSTCGKRDSKSKECTLNAEDGYVRMFLRGRPVTMHIPDQLRESYSLDQKVALTDRKLKLQWVYGYRGRDCRSNLYLLPTGEIVYFNASVVVLYNVEEQQQRHYLGHNDDVKCMAIHPDMVTIATGQVAGTSKDGKLLAPHVRVWDSVSLNTLHVIGSGIFDRAVTCVAFSKSNGGAYLCAVDDANDHILSVWDWQKEKQIADVKCSNDSVLGAVFHPMEANLIVTCGKSHINFWTIEGNTLTKRQGLFEKHEKPKYVLCVTFAENGDAITGDSSGNIYIWAKGGNRISQVVAGAHEGGIFSLCVLKDGTLVSGGGKDRKVVLWDHEYHKQNEMVVPEAFGPVRTLAEGKQEELFVGTTRNAILQGSFSGALIPIVQGHTDELWGLDVHPSTEQFVTCGQDKQVHLWDVTSHQPLWSKTIEDPGRSAGFHPSGTVLAVGTMTGRWLVLDTETRDLISMHTDGNEIISIVKYSPDGAYLAVGSHDNFVYIYAVTENGRKYSRVSKCTGHSSFVTHLDWSTNSQYIVTNSGDYEILYWEASSGKHITSAEVVRNLEWATSTCVLGFSVFGIWPDGADGTDINAVCRSNNRGVLASGDDFGKVRLFSNPCSQPRAPSHVYGGHSSHVTNVAFLHDDSQLISTGGKDTSILQWALV
- the eml2 gene encoding echinoderm microtubule-associated protein-like 2 isoform X1; translation: MSERIASCGNLCDKTSLLLRYCNDDNLSAGSGMEMDDRLSHLEQRVQLQEDEIQLLKAALADALRRLGYCEELTQASSRKGAPTKVRQILQALPSKPLANGYIEQKRMGGYPSSPSSPKKEVLMSIKRKSMSTERLSTARKEMADTRSRTTSSSSSTCGKRDSKSKECTLNAEDGYVRMFLRGRPVTMHIPDQLRESYSLDQKVALTDRKLKLQWVYGYRGRDCRSNLYLLPTGEIVYFNASVVVLYNVEEQQQRHYLGHNDDVKCMAIHPDMVTIATGQVAGTSKDGKLLAPHVRVWDSVSLNTLHVIGSGIFDRAVTCVAFSKSNGGAYLCAVDDANDHILSVWDWQKEKQIADVKCSNDSVLGAVFHPMEANLIVTCGKSHINFWTIEGNTLTKRQGLFEKHEKPKYVLCVTFAENGDAITGDSSGNIYIWAKGGNRISQVVAGAHEGGIFSLCVLKDGTLVSGGGKDRKVVLWDHEYHKQNEMVVPEAFGPVRTLAEGKQEELFVGTTRNAILQGSFSGALIPIVQGHTDELWGLDVHPSTEQFVTCGQDKQVHLWDVTSHQPLWSKTIEDPGRSAGFHPSGTVLAVGTMTGRWLVLDTETRDLISMHTDGNEIISIVKYSPDGAYLAVGSHDNFVYIYAVTENGRKYSRVSKCTGHSSFVTHLDWSTNSQYIVTNSGDYEILYWEASSGKHITSAEVVRNLEWATSTCVLGFSVFGIWPDGADGTDINAVCRSNNRGVLASGDDFGKVRLFSNPCSQPRAPSHVYGGHSSHVTNVAFLHDDSQLISTGGKDTSILQWALV
- the eml2 gene encoding echinoderm microtubule-associated protein-like 2 isoform X4, coding for MKKSPSKSKECTLNAEDGYVRMFLRGRPVTMHIPDQLRESYSLDQKVALTDRKLKLQWVYGYRGRDCRSNLYLLPTGEIVYFNASVVVLYNVEEQQQRHYLGHNDDVKCMAIHPDMVTIATGQVAGTSKDGKLLAPHVRVWDSVSLNTLHVIGSGIFDRAVTCVAFSKSNGGAYLCAVDDANDHILSVWDWQKEKQIADVKCSNDSVLGAVFHPMEANLIVTCGKSHINFWTIEGNTLTKRQGLFEKHEKPKYVLCVTFAENGDAITGDSSGNIYIWAKGGNRISQVVAGAHEGGIFSLCVLKDGTLVSGGGKDRKVVLWDHEYHKQNEMVVPEAFGPVRTLAEGKQEELFVGTTRNAILQGSFSGALIPIVQGHTDELWGLDVHPSTEQFVTCGQDKQVHLWDVTSHQPLWSKTIEDPGRSAGFHPSGTVLAVGTMTGRWLVLDTETRDLISMHTDGNEIISIVKYSPDGAYLAVGSHDNFVYIYAVTENGRKYSRVSKCTGHSSFVTHLDWSTNSQYIVTNSGDYEILYWEASSGKHITSAEVVRNLEWATSTCVLGFSVFGIWPDGADGTDINAVCRSNNRGVLASGDDFGKVRLFSNPCSQPRAPSHVYGGHSSHVTNVAFLHDDSQLISTGGKDTSILQWALV
- the eml2 gene encoding echinoderm microtubule-associated protein-like 2 isoform X2, whose protein sequence is MADDNLSAGSGMEMDDRLSHLEQRVQLQEDEIQLLKAALADALRRLGYCEELTQASSRKGAPTKVRQILQALPSKPLANGYIEQKRMGGYPSSPSSPKKEVLMSIKRKSMSTERLSTARKEMADTRSRTTSSSSSTCGKRDSKSKECTLNAEDGYVRMFLRGRPVTMHIPDQLRESYSLDQKVALTDRKLKLQWVYGYRGRDCRSNLYLLPTGEIVYFNASVVVLYNVEEQQQRHYLGHNDDVKCMAIHPDMVTIATGQVAGTSKDGKLLAPHVRVWDSVSLNTLHVIGSGIFDRAVTCVAFSKSNGGAYLCAVDDANDHILSVWDWQKEKQIADVKCSNDSVLGAVFHPMEANLIVTCGKSHINFWTIEGNTLTKRQGLFEKHEKPKYVLCVTFAENGDAITGDSSGNIYIWAKGGNRISQVVAGAHEGGIFSLCVLKDGTLVSGGGKDRKVVLWDHEYHKQNEMVVPEAFGPVRTLAEGKQEELFVGTTRNAILQGSFSGALIPIVQGHTDELWGLDVHPSTEQFVTCGQDKQVHLWDVTSHQPLWSKTIEDPGRSAGFHPSGTVLAVGTMTGRWLVLDTETRDLISMHTDGNEIISIVKYSPDGAYLAVGSHDNFVYIYAVTENGRKYSRVSKCTGHSSFVTHLDWSTNSQYIVTNSGDYEILYWEASSGKHITSAEVVRNLEWATSTCVLGFSVFGIWPDGADGTDINAVCRSNNRGVLASGDDFGKVRLFSNPCSQPRAPSHVYGGHSSHVTNVAFLHDDSQLISTGGKDTSILQWALV